The Branchiostoma lanceolatum isolate klBraLanc5 chromosome 17, klBraLanc5.hap2, whole genome shotgun sequence genome contains the following window.
agactttaaaaatgtttaCGTCTATGCTATTAGCCTTTGCGACTGTTTCTCCATTAGAACGTCAGGACAAACGCTTATATCTTTTTTATTGTTTATATTGTAATCGCACCTGTAGTTTTGTGATGTCGAGGTTTCTAGTTTTCATTACAGAGGAGGTTGCACTGTATCCGTAAATGCAAACCATCGACTTTACGCAAAAAGTGCAATCACTACTTCAATATCCGCGTAAAATGTATACACCCACACGATATTGTTTCTAGTGAAAGCACAATACCACATCGACGTAATtataagttgttgttttttaagcaAATCAACACGCGGCACAACAAAACGGTTGTTTTTCTCGAGCTCAAGCAATCAGCATAATTAGTCTGATAGCAGACCCTGGAGCTAGCCACAATCCCTCACGGCCCCAGTTGTACCCTCAGCATGGCCACCAAGGGCTGGGTTTTTGTGCTGTTCGTCATTGCTACCGAAGTCGCCAGTCCTGGCACAAACACTTCACCATCTGACAGTCCAGCCGAGCATGCTTGCACGCATGGCCTTCGTCATGCGGATGATGATGGGTAAGTTGATCATACTCTTAACGGAAGCACACCTACTAGTTATCTGCATGCAACCGATTTCATACATCAAGTTTTGACACCAGGTCGAAGTTTCGCATCAGCACTGTGTATCGTTTGACACATTTTGAAACCATTATAACAAAGCATGTGTGAGGCCGTGTCTAACTCTACTAAGAAGATGGAACATTTTTGATATTGACACAAAAAATTACTTTCGAACGGTCAACTACAaatcagaaaatagaaatacaaaatgattctTACATCTGTAGCATCCGTAATATCATGTTACGATAACGTAGGGTAATCGCAGGTTTCAGTATTTGTTTTCCTGAAAACAAAGCAATCTTTCAtgtaggatataggaggttctttgtacacaaccaggtatagttctcacctgctaacgtttcgatgtctatcagacaccttcttcagagcttctgactggagtgctgtttctcaccgctataagtaacctcctatatcctatattctaccaacctgatgaaattattttcggaatcTTTCATGTATCTACCTATCATGACATTATAAGTACTATCACATCTGAAGATGTAATCAAAGCTTACTAAAAGGTCAGGTATGAGTacaactgttttttgttttattttaggcACGGGACGTTCATCTTCAGTGATGCTCTGTCTGGTTTTGCCGGTCATCATTGGATCCCACCTAGCCGGGCGTCCATGGAGTGTCTTCAGCTGTCTATGGACCAACAGAAGATTTCTCTGTCGGCAGTCGGTGCCCTCGTGGACAATATAACTCCAAAAGGTAAACAAACCCTTAGAAATTCATGACTTAACGTGGGGTGTGCGAGCCAAAACGAAATTGTTAATACTTCAGATAACCTTAGGTGACCAAGAATTTTCAGAAATGTATATAAGACATCATGGTTTGCAGTTTTGTCCTTACTTGCAATTTGTCTTTTGTCGGAAACAGAATATTTTACTTGAATGTTTTCCTATAATAATGCGCTGTCAAACACACAAGCAAAGAAAAATGGCCTACATCAAACAAGCGCTTTATTAATTTTGATATACTTATCTTGTATCGTGTGAATTTAAGACCACTAAAAATGTCGCTACCAAGTGAAGCCATAGCACATGCACGACAACAATGTGATGGCATGAACGATGTGTGGCCAGTGGGTTCTCATTTAACAAAATATGAAGTAGATTTTCTCCAGAGTTTGAAATATACTTCAAGAGGAAATTGTGATGAATCTAGGGGACGTAGAAAAAAACTAACATATCGCCTTATGTAGATAATTGACCGTTGGCCAAATCTCTTTCTGTTAATCGTAGACTGTGGAGAAATCTACCGAGACTCCAAAAGCCGCATGGATTCTGGAATCTACACCATCTACCCGCGTTCGTCGTTCGTCCCACTCCGCGTGTTCTGCCGTGTGGAGGCCGGCCGAGCCTGGACCGTCATCCAGCGGCGACAGGACGGATCTGTGGACTTCTACAGCCGGACATGGGAGGACTACAGCCGAGGGTTCGGGAACCTGACGGGAGAGTTCTGGCTCGGCAACGACAACATCCATCTGCTGACCAACCAGGGCAGGTACAGACTGAATGCTGGCTTAGAAAAGTCTGAATATTGTACAGAAAGGTTATGTCGCATGCCCGAGGGGTATCTGCAATATGACCGCTTCTTTGTGGAAAACGCACAGGCAAAGTACAGGTTACAGCTGGGCTCATATACGGGGACTCCAGGAATGAACTATTTGTCTAATCAGGATAATGGAATATTTCGTTCTAACCCTTGTATACAGGGTGCGTGGTCGAAAAGTTCGTGCTACCTGTACAAAATGGGAGGGTTCTGGATTCGTCAATGTGATACATTGAACCCAAATGGTTTCTACTATTATAATGGCACGGACTGTCCAAAACAATCAAAACGGAAATCACCTGGGATAGTGGGGTACGGGTTTATTGAGATGAGAATCTCTGAATTAGAGTAACAACTCTTACAATTCCGCTTCTGGTTATTTTACATTTAAGGTGATCCATGGTTTTGATGTCCTATCATTATGGCACGACATCACTGCTCTGTTTAGTTATCTCTATTTCAATTATCATCTAATTatgatttctgttgtttgatgaaTGATTATATTTTCTACTAAAATTTCGtccctgtattatttgttatctgCCATTTTTATTgtcgggctgggacctcgggtgatacggaataccccgtgttgtattctgtatATATCAAACAACTCTAGCATTATTTGATCTCATTTATAGTCTGCGCAATAGTAATGCAATATCATTGCAATCTCATGCGACTAGATTCATAGAttatttatgatttttcatttgCACCTTTCATGCATTAAAGGTAAGGTATTTatcaacaacacaaaaattatgtaaaaagtaaagcagtcatcctcaattgaggtgaagcatgcaTATGATTCTTTATTTATTCACCATTTAATAACATGCGTTGTATGAattatatgtatgtcaagaaacTCCAGCCTTATTTGAAACCATTTAGACTGCACGGTAGAAATGCAATATCATTGGAGTCTCATGTTACCAAAATCATATATTCCTTATCAATGCATTACTGTTTCCCTACATCTACAGAACCTACAACTTTTGAATGTAACGTTGAtgtgaaatacaacaaaaagttTATGTGCTCATTATTTGCGTGAGATGTGTCATTGAATGTAAAATCGTCATACTTAGATTATGTAAAATCATAGGAGTTCTATTAATTCCACAGACGAGTCCAAACAAAAATTATATTAATTCTTTTGGGACTGTTTTAGTAATTTGCggacattttcaagttattgataacattataacaacacTCATTGTCAACATAGATTCAAAGCATCACCAGCACAAGTCAGATGAAAAAAAGCAACTTTCTTTATTGGTCTTATGTAAATGATACAAAATTCCAAACTCCCTTGTCTTCTTAGTAATACTATATTCAAAAAATAAAACCTACATTGTAGTTGACTGTGAAGCCTTAAAAAATATAACTAAGCTTAAGACcaacaaaattcattttt
Protein-coding sequences here:
- the LOC136423711 gene encoding fibrinogen-like protein A; this translates as MATKGWVFVLFVIATEVASPGTNTSPSDSPAEHACTHGLRHADDDGHGTFIFSDALSGFAGHHWIPPSRASMECLQLSMDQQKISLSAVGALVDNITPKDCGEIYRDSKSRMDSGIYTIYPRSSFVPLRVFCRVEAGRAWTVIQRRQDGSVDFYSRTWEDYSRGFGNLTGEFWLGNDNIHLLTNQGRYRLNAGLEKSEYCTERLCRMPEGYLQYDRFFVENAQAKYRLQLGSYTGTPGMNYLSNQDNGIFRSNPCIQGAWSKSSCYLYKMGGFWIRQCDTLNPNGFYYYNGTDCPKQSKRKSPGIVGYGFIEMRISELE